Proteins from one Nerophis lumbriciformis linkage group LG16, RoL_Nlum_v2.1, whole genome shotgun sequence genomic window:
- the timm8a gene encoding mitochondrial import inner membrane translocase subunit Tim8 A, whose translation MDGKAASTDPQLQQFIEVESQKQRFQQLVHQMTEVCWENCMEKPGPKMDSRTETCFVNCVERFIDTSQFILNRLEQTQRSRGSFSDSMAD comes from the exons ATGGACGGGAAGGCAGCGAGCACGGACCCTCAGCTCCAGCAGTTCATTGAGGTTGAGTCTCAGAAGCAACGATTTCAGCAGCTGGTGCACCAAATGACGGAGGTCTGCTGG GAGAACTGTATGGAGAAACCGGGCCCAAAGATGGACTCTAGGACAGAAACATGCTTTGTCAACTGCGTGGAGAGATTCATTGACACAAGCCAGTTCATCCTGAACCGGCTCGAGCAGACCCAGAGGAGTCGAGGGTCTTTCTCGGACAGCATGGCGGACTAA
- the LOC133617036 gene encoding magnesium transporter NIPA2: protein MEAGREDFYIGLCLAVSSSLFIGASFILKKKGLLRLASKGSTRAGHGGYAYLKEGLWWAGLISMGAGEAANFAAYAFAPATLVTPLGALSVLVSAVLSSYFLCERLNLHGKIGCLLCVLGSTVMVIHAPQEEEVASLSVMAEKLKDPGFIVYAACVVGSSLVLIFAVAPRFGQKNVLVYVLICSVIGSLSVSCVKGLGIGIKELFTGTAVLREPLFWSMVVCLVVCVSIQISYLNKALDIFNTSIVTPIYYVFFTTSVMACSAILFKEWLSMSLNAVVGTISGFLTIVLGIFLLHAFKDIAFSWDSMPLYLRKSGGSRPYMAIPGQTGEPPLEGGAVGGRASWKQKAPSLQ from the exons ATGGAAGCGGGCCGTGAGGACTTCTACATCGGCCTCTGTCTGGCCGTGTCCTCCAGTCTTTTTATCGGCGCTAGTTTCATTCTGAAGAAGAAAGGCCTGCTGCGATTGGCCAGCAAGGGATCCACACGAGCAG GTCACGGCGGCTATGCATACCTCAAAGAAGGGCTGTGGTGGGCGGGGCTTATTTCAA TGGGAGCAGGAGAAGCCGCCAACTTTGCAGCGTACGCGTTTGCACCAGCTACGCTTGTGACTCCTTTAGGAGCTTTGAGTGTGCTTGTAAG TGCCGTGCTTTCCTCTTACTTCCTCTGCGAGAGGCTGAACTTGCACGGCAAGATCGGCTGTTTGCTGTGCGTACTGGGCTCCACTGTCATGGTGATTCACGCCCCCCAGGAGGAGGAGGTGGCGTCCCTCAGCGTCATGGCCGAGAAGCTTAAAGATCCAG GTTTCATTGTGTACGCCGCGTGCGTTGTGGGAAGCAGCCTGGTTCTTATCTTCGCCGTGGCGCCACGCTTCGGACAGAAGAATGTGCTGGTCTACGTCCTCATCTGCTCTGTGATCGGCTCCCTGTCCGTGTCCTGCGTCAAGGGCTTGGGCATCGGCATCAAGGAGCTCTTTACCGGGACGGCCGTGCTGAGGGAGCCGCTCTTCTGGTCCATGGTGGTGTGCCTGGTGGTGTGCGTCAGCATACAGATCAGCTACCTGAACAAAGCCCTGGACATCTTCAACACCTCCATCGTCACGCCCATCTACTACGTCTTCTTCACCACCTCCGTCATGGCGTGCTCCGCCATCCTCTTCAAGGAGTGGCTGAGCATGAGCCTCAACGCGGTAGTTGGCACCATCAGCGGCTTCCTCACCATCGTGCTGGGCATCTTCCTGCTGCACGCCTTCAAGGACATCGCCTTCAGCTGGGACTCGATGCCGCTCTACCTGAGGAAAAGTGGGGGCTCCCGGCCTTACATGGCGATCCCCGGGCAAACCGGGGAGCCGCCCTTAGAGGGAGGAGCCGTGGGTGGACGGGCCTCATGGAAACAGAAGGCTCCTTCCTTACAGTAG